The following coding sequences are from one Candidatus Limnocylindrales bacterium window:
- a CDS encoding DUF58 domain-containing protein, which produces MTLSIPVVKPVGRLPLKIRKVMTSVYTGVHNSLISGKGLDFKGFRPYRSSDNPLHIDDSVSERISNMPDLEPWVRTYYAEKTIRVICILDTRPSMAAPIRKQEYATELLWLFALSAFENQDPFRLICFHPKWSYDSGWNMSEEHFKMFLRALSQQRVRAFPPKKNLDMFGLLAPFRLRDTLVIGISDFTTPWDREMESLRRLNMPKRNIRAILCGLDEWKGFSPQSYGVTFIDPDTRVFHQDDLRKEGDTDRRRQKAQDRFQSIAQVARSRSTIFIPIPLLEDPIGTVKRTFPQS; this is translated from the coding sequence ATGACCCTCTCTATACCCGTTGTAAAACCTGTCGGACGCCTTCCACTTAAAATTCGAAAGGTTATGACTTCGGTATATACCGGTGTGCATAATAGCCTTATAAGTGGAAAAGGATTGGATTTTAAGGGATTTCGCCCCTATAGAAGTTCTGATAATCCCCTCCATATTGATGATTCTGTATCCGAGAGGATCTCGAATATGCCGGATCTTGAGCCCTGGGTGCGGACCTATTATGCGGAAAAAACCATCCGTGTGATTTGCATTTTGGATACCAGACCCTCTATGGCGGCTCCGATCCGAAAGCAGGAATACGCCACAGAACTCCTCTGGCTGTTTGCGCTCTCCGCTTTTGAAAACCAGGATCCTTTTCGCCTCATCTGTTTTCATCCAAAATGGTCCTACGATTCAGGGTGGAATATGTCGGAGGAACACTTTAAGATGTTTCTTCGGGCTTTGTCTCAACAACGGGTACGTGCTTTTCCACCCAAGAAGAATTTAGATATGTTCGGTCTTCTGGCCCCTTTCCGGCTCCGAGATACGTTGGTGATTGGAATTTCTGACTTTACCACACCGTGGGATCGAGAAATGGAGTCTTTAAGACGCCTGAATATGCCTAAGAGAAATATCCGTGCCATTCTCTGTGGATTGGATGAATGGAAGGGATTTTCCCCTCAAAGCTATGGGGTAACCTTTATAGACCCAGACACCCGGGTATTCCACCAGGATGATTTACGAAAAGAAGGTGACACGGATCGCAGACGACAGAAAGCTCAAGATCGTTTTCAGTCGATAGCTCAGGTGGCCCGCTCTCGTTCGACGATATTTATCCCTATTCCCCTCCTCGAAGATCCCATTGGCACGGTTAAAAGAACTTTTCCACAATCCTGA
- a CDS encoding MoxR family ATPase, producing MSLRDSYEYLDPNFDRSKLIDLDYEVDFDPDFGPDPYLEEGIKQGKLPCSEKQFWYVSKVIWPVESSFRRVLVAQDDLIKYTTLGLFAVGDRDLGHLGRGHVLYEDDPGKGKTLLATIPSKVLGGKWERFQGANDNVPADLIGGWVVDVDENDKRYFRFVPGAAFADFLLLDEINRNTPSFLGGALLELLGEGKVTSRGVTYSTRPFAIMTMNWIEAEGTYRIPPPLLDRTMFKIIGRPFTAEEYAEILERTSSFVDFELKQVCDVKLVDEIRRFIHQNVYVSKLIRQAMGRFITISHNPVNYLRWFHEKFQAPIILCGISARGATHWEGAAKVHAFRHYRNYVLPEDVKEVLLPVFRHRIVFAPSVLEFFSEELMKTDPEDLPEPLRKILKKTLARFDKINSSITADIILQTLIEEAW from the coding sequence ATGAGTCTTCGAGATAGTTATGAATACCTGGATCCAAATTTCGATAGGTCTAAGCTTATAGATTTAGATTATGAGGTAGATTTTGATCCTGACTTTGGTCCTGATCCTTACCTGGAAGAAGGTATAAAACAGGGTAAGCTTCCCTGCTCGGAAAAACAGTTTTGGTACGTTTCTAAAGTTATATGGCCTGTGGAATCTTCCTTTAGACGTGTCCTTGTAGCCCAGGATGACCTGATCAAGTATACCACCCTGGGGCTTTTTGCCGTGGGAGATCGGGATCTGGGTCATTTGGGACGCGGTCATGTGCTGTACGAGGATGACCCAGGTAAGGGAAAAACCCTGCTGGCTACCATCCCCTCGAAGGTGCTTGGAGGCAAGTGGGAACGGTTTCAGGGTGCCAACGACAACGTACCGGCAGATTTAATCGGAGGCTGGGTGGTGGATGTGGATGAAAACGACAAGCGCTATTTCCGGTTTGTCCCCGGGGCCGCTTTTGCAGATTTCCTGCTTCTGGATGAAATAAACCGAAATACTCCTAGTTTTTTGGGTGGAGCTCTTTTGGAATTGTTGGGTGAAGGGAAAGTTACTTCCCGGGGTGTGACCTATTCCACCAGGCCCTTTGCCATTATGACCATGAACTGGATTGAAGCCGAAGGGACCTATCGAATTCCCCCGCCGCTTTTGGATCGAACCATGTTTAAGATTATTGGCAGGCCCTTTACAGCGGAGGAATATGCAGAGATTTTAGAACGAACCAGTAGTTTTGTAGATTTTGAGCTCAAGCAGGTATGCGATGTAAAACTGGTCGACGAGATTCGCAGGTTCATCCATCAAAACGTTTATGTCAGTAAGTTGATCCGTCAGGCCATGGGTCGATTTATTACCATTTCCCATAACCCGGTTAATTACCTTCGGTGGTTCCATGAAAAATTTCAAGCTCCTATTATCCTATGTGGAATTTCCGCCCGAGGGGCAACCCATTGGGAAGGGGCGGCAAAGGTCCACGCCTTTAGACACTATCGAAACTATGTTTTGCCGGAAGACGTAAAGGAAGTTCTGCTACCGGTCTTTAGGCATCGCATAGTTTTTGCGCCCTCCGTGCTTGAATTTTTCTCTGAGGAATTGATGAAAACAGATCCCGAGGACCTGCCTGAGCCTTTGCGAAAAATTCTTAAGAAAACACTGGCCCGGTTTGATAAAATCAACTCCAGCATTACAGCGGATATCATTTTGCAAACTCTGATTGAGGAGGCCTGGTAG
- a CDS encoding flippase activity-associated protein Agl23 gives MMTETSYKTMTLPKEKTRFLDTFHLLFLGILGFALFLRLFQLGEKPYHHDESLYATYSWNLYTGRGYQYFPMLHGPFLFHINTLFFFLFGVSNFTARLSVALFGTALVGLTYYLKEQLGEKGVLAAATFLALSPINLYFSRFLAHDSYVAVFTLLPVIFFIKYLKDLNNRSYLYGLAISLAFLFTIKLTAYIHTFIFVTFGVVYEFVIRRRQFVVKNKKDLSSGKGKKSRTPNDGQLFTADRSFLREAQNFLREHKFPLLLASFMFIGIYITLYTTFFTNPRGVWDSIFTTFQYWIEQNRIQRIRGAFTYYLPFLVLYELPVILVVGLGLFTKLSKTAYTREIFIGATLTTGVLMYTFWNSLLPKELSLFGQVFQVNHLTHMDTFADVVYALYLIFLGGWGVFHFLGQKEVFTAFLLYWSVMALLIYSYAGEKIPWLSVHVALPLILLAGKFMGEFLNSPFFQRHLKYFLICILLALAFTLHTTIHANFYYNANPIERLVYTHTSPEVVKMVDKIEEVSFKFGKGKDTPLAVQGIAVWPLSWYLREYRNWYYPGDIKTALDRPVIIIDWVSREQYKELLQDYFEIHVKLREWWIPGENPTWRQLWNYFLFREVYNPTGSEDIAFYVKKEFM, from the coding sequence ATGATGACAGAAACTTCTTATAAAACGATGACCTTACCAAAGGAAAAAACAAGGTTTTTGGATACCTTCCATCTCCTTTTTCTGGGAATCCTCGGGTTTGCTTTGTTTCTGAGGTTATTCCAGTTGGGTGAAAAACCCTATCACCATGATGAAAGTCTCTATGCCACCTATTCCTGGAACCTTTATACAGGTAGGGGATACCAATACTTTCCTATGCTGCATGGGCCTTTTCTGTTTCATATCAATACCCTGTTCTTTTTCCTGTTTGGGGTCAGTAATTTTACCGCCCGGTTATCGGTAGCCCTTTTTGGAACGGCCCTGGTTGGACTGACTTATTATTTAAAGGAACAGCTTGGGGAAAAGGGGGTTCTGGCTGCCGCAACGTTTCTGGCCCTGTCTCCTATTAATCTTTATTTTAGCAGATTTTTAGCCCATGACAGCTACGTGGCTGTATTCACCCTGCTTCCGGTTATTTTTTTTATTAAATACCTTAAAGATCTGAATAACAGATCTTATCTGTATGGTCTTGCGATCTCTCTGGCCTTCCTGTTTACCATTAAATTGACGGCCTATATTCATACCTTTATTTTTGTCACGTTTGGCGTGGTCTATGAGTTTGTAATTCGTCGCCGGCAGTTCGTTGTAAAAAATAAGAAGGACCTTTCCTCAGGCAAGGGGAAGAAATCCCGAACCCCGAATGATGGTCAGTTGTTTACGGCTGACAGGTCTTTTCTAAGAGAAGCTCAAAACTTTCTACGGGAGCACAAATTCCCCCTCCTCCTTGCATCCTTCATGTTTATAGGTATATACATTACGCTCTATACCACCTTCTTCACCAACCCCAGGGGAGTCTGGGATAGTATTTTTACCACCTTTCAATATTGGATCGAACAGAATCGAATTCAACGAATCCGGGGGGCCTTTACGTATTATCTCCCGTTTTTAGTCCTCTATGAACTCCCGGTAATTCTGGTTGTTGGATTAGGACTTTTCACCAAACTTTCTAAAACAGCGTATACCCGAGAGATTTTTATCGGGGCAACCCTGACAACTGGAGTCCTGATGTATACTTTCTGGAATAGTCTTCTTCCCAAGGAGTTGAGTCTTTTCGGGCAGGTTTTTCAGGTAAATCATCTGACCCATATGGATACCTTCGCAGATGTTGTTTATGCCCTTTATTTGATTTTTCTAGGGGGGTGGGGAGTCTTTCATTTCCTTGGCCAAAAGGAGGTTTTCACTGCCTTTCTTCTTTACTGGTCCGTTATGGCCCTTTTGATTTACTCCTATGCCGGGGAGAAAATACCCTGGTTATCCGTTCACGTAGCTCTTCCCCTTATACTTTTAGCCGGAAAGTTTATGGGAGAATTTTTAAACTCTCCTTTCTTTCAACGTCATTTAAAGTATTTTCTGATTTGTATACTCCTTGCTCTGGCCTTTACCCTGCACACCACCATCCATGCGAATTTTTATTACAACGCCAATCCTATAGAACGCCTGGTTTATACCCATACCTCACCGGAAGTGGTGAAAATGGTTGATAAAATCGAAGAGGTAAGCTTCAAATTCGGTAAAGGAAAGGATACCCCTTTAGCCGTTCAAGGGATTGCCGTCTGGCCCCTGAGTTGGTATTTGCGGGAATATCGAAACTGGTACTATCCGGGGGATATCAAGACGGCTCTGGATCGGCCTGTTATTATTATAGATTGGGTTTCCCGCGAACAGTACAAGGAGTTACTTCAAGACTATTTTGAAATCCACGTGAAACTAAGGGAGTGGTGGATTCCAGGTGAGAATCCTACCTGGCGGCAATTATGGAACTATTTCCTTTTTCGAGAGGTTTATAATCCTACCGGTTCAGAAGACATTGCGTTTTATGTGAAAAAAGAATTTATGTGA
- a CDS encoding 3-oxoacyl-ACP reductase family protein: protein MNLHPGVRIQKSWGIRLLVSDSCKNMGKLDGKVAIVTGAAGGIGQAICQTLAREGAAVVASDIDLPRCQKLVQEIEKSGGQAMAIQTDVTNKTDIRGMVDTVMQKWGRIDILVNNAGIISFGPVAELAEEEWDRVLRINLKSVFLCSQAVMGAMKKQKSGKIVNMGSLAGKVGGIVVSSAYAASKAGVMCLTLSLAKELAPFNINVNALAPGPVDTDMTRAFPPGALDQTINQTPLKRQATPQDIANVVLFLVTEDSRHITGEVIDVNGGILMDI, encoded by the coding sequence GTGAATCTACACCCGGGAGTTAGAATTCAGAAGTCCTGGGGCATCCGACTCCTGGTTTCTGACTCCTGTAAAAATATGGGAAAACTCGACGGGAAAGTAGCCATTGTAACCGGAGCAGCCGGTGGAATCGGTCAGGCTATCTGTCAGACTTTAGCCCGGGAAGGGGCTGCTGTGGTAGCTTCAGACATTGACCTTCCCAGATGTCAGAAACTGGTTCAAGAAATAGAGAAATCAGGTGGACAGGCTATGGCGATTCAGACCGATGTAACGAACAAAACCGATATAAGGGGCATGGTAGACACCGTTATGCAAAAATGGGGTCGGATCGATATTTTGGTGAATAATGCCGGCATTATTTCCTTTGGACCGGTTGCTGAATTGGCTGAGGAAGAGTGGGACCGGGTACTTCGGATCAATTTGAAGAGCGTGTTTCTCTGCTCTCAAGCGGTGATGGGTGCCATGAAAAAGCAAAAGAGCGGTAAAATTGTCAACATGGGTTCTCTGGCCGGAAAAGTCGGAGGAATAGTCGTTTCATCGGCCTATGCCGCCTCAAAGGCAGGGGTCATGTGCCTGACCCTCTCCCTAGCCAAGGAACTGGCTCCCTTCAATATTAACGTAAATGCCCTAGCTCCCGGCCCGGTCGATACCGATATGACCCGAGCTTTCCCCCCAGGCGCACTGGATCAAACCATCAATCAGACACCGCTTAAACGGCAGGCAACCCCCCAAGATATTGCCAATGTAGTTCTTTTTCTTGTGACGGAAGATTCACGACATATTACCGGAGAGGTCATCGATGTAAACGGTGGGATCTTGATGGATATTTAG
- a CDS encoding Clp protease N-terminal domain-containing protein, giving the protein MPDISIGLYFTWQIAAAEALYGHHALIAPAHLFMGLCSLDKMFTQLQLPDPIAAELHREWTILAELFARFNIDPIPFRRELRTRIGKGSFSVQDRRTISRSPASKAVFARANELAANASAILTQHMLAALLEGTNNPAVGLLKEKGVDVTALGTAALAIPPQPVVIHIPRLETLVLGNIEELLKTLKPQSGP; this is encoded by the coding sequence ATGCCGGACATTTCTATCGGTTTGTATTTTACCTGGCAAATTGCTGCGGCTGAGGCTTTGTATGGCCATCACGCTCTCATTGCCCCGGCCCATCTCTTTATGGGGTTATGCAGCCTGGATAAGATGTTCACGCAATTACAACTACCGGATCCGATAGCGGCGGAGTTACACAGGGAGTGGACAATACTTGCTGAATTATTCGCCCGGTTTAACATAGATCCGATCCCCTTCCGTCGTGAACTGCGTACCCGGATTGGAAAAGGCAGCTTTTCGGTTCAGGATCGAAGGACGATAAGTCGTTCACCCGCCAGTAAAGCCGTTTTTGCTCGGGCCAACGAACTGGCGGCAAACGCTTCGGCCATCCTGACCCAACATATGTTGGCAGCCTTGTTGGAGGGGACCAATAACCCGGCTGTTGGCTTACTAAAAGAAAAAGGAGTTGATGTTACTGCCTTGGGAACTGCAGCCCTGGCTATTCCCCCTCAACCCGTGGTTATCCATATTCCAAGGCTCGAAACTCTTGTTCTCGGAAATATAGAGGAGTTGTTAAAAACCCTTAAACCCCAATCCGGACCCTGA